The genomic stretch GCACTCATTTTCCGTTTTTCAAAAACAGTTTTGAAAAACTGTTTGGGATAAAAGTTGATATGATTTCAGGCAGTGTCGGTACTGCAAAACAGTTGAAAAAAGTTCTTGCAGATCGTAACCAGCTTGGTAAAGGATCGGGCTCAATCACCTTTTTCAATTCTGGCCATAAAATTGTGGACCAAGAAGTCATATCAAAGTACAAAAGATTGTTTGAAATATTAGATGAAACTCAAAGGAGTCATGTTGGACATTGAATGTAAATGAAAAAGACAATCTCCTGAAGAGAAACATGAACTAAGAAGCGGGCTTAAAAAGCCCACTTTTTTTCTAACAAACAATTGAGTTATACACACATATCTGATTACAGTGTTTTCTCTCTTTCCCCTCTTATTTCTCCCCCCTCTCTATAGCTTTTCTATTTCAATAAAACACAAGTCTCGATTGAAAAGTTATCGTAACATTTACACTTCACAGGAGATTTTTCACGATTGCGAATCGACCGTTTGCCAGATGCACAAAGTCATAATGTGTAAATTCTGTATCTATGTGCATGTTTATTATGGAATTATTTTCATAATGTTTTATAATACAAGATGATAGCGTTTTCTAATTATAATGATAGGGGGAAATAATGATGATGAAAAAAGGTCTGCTTGCGGGTGCGCTTACGGCAACCGTGCTTTTTGGCACATGTGCAGTAGATGTACCGGGTATTATTAGTCCAAAAACCGCAGAAGCTGCATCACAGCTAACTGATGGAATCGGCGGGAGGGCTTACTTGAACAGTAATGGTGCCATTCTTGTTACGAAAATCCAGCTTCCTAGCTCCACTCAGGTTTCAAATGGGACAGCCTACATCTACTCTGGTTTTAGCGGAGGCACAGAATCCGATATCGGGTTTCAGTACAGTGATAAATATAATGTATGGAAACCATATATGAAAGTCGGTTCAAAAGGACAGGATCAGGTTCAGTACCTCGAAGGAGGAAGCCAATTCACGAATACGAAAGGCTTCCGTCCCGGCAGCACCGTACAACTTACCATCTACAAAAACCTTAACGGCAATACCCGCGCTACATACTGGGGCACGAACAATGCCGGATACAACGGCCGTCTCATTTCAGAAATCAGCAAAACAAATGTCGGCTCCATCTCAAAATGGAAAGCGCTCGCTACAGTTGCAACAACAGGGTCACGCCAATCTATCAAATCAAACTTTTCAACATCTTT from Bacillus subtilis subsp. subtilis str. 168 encodes the following:
- the yrpD gene encoding putative lipoprotein (Evidence 3: Putative function from multiple computational evidences; PubMedId: 25355936; Product type lp: lipoprotein): MMKKGLLAGALTATVLFGTCAVDVPGIISPKTAEAASQLTDGIGGRAYLNSNGAILVTKIQLPSSTQVSNGTAYIYSGFSGGTESDIGFQYSDKYNVWKPYMKVGSKGQDQVQYLEGGSQFTNTKGFRPGSTVQLTIYKNLNGNTRATYWGTNNAGYNGRLISEISKTNVGSISKWKALATVATTGSRQSIKSNFSTSFTNITIDNKAITPVIDTQDFAKVTVSGNSVSLSVVKN